In Zea mays cultivar B73 chromosome 7, Zm-B73-REFERENCE-NAM-5.0, whole genome shotgun sequence, the following proteins share a genomic window:
- the LOC103633219 gene encoding DNA repair protein RAD16 isoform X2: MTRRGSSSGRRRRRDQEDEDDLPSDDTSDTDFVADSGDAVENDDSDEEFAPDKDTPPAPAVPEAALPPPVPIRIKNQARNRREKRRRGKKARRDAPPLPWEEWQVANDSWLDERNAADGGVEATDATVAAVPTADPAPEVVLRLLRFQKEWLAWALAQEASVTRGGILADEMGMGKTIQAISLVLTARRLRPPDHHSAASSSNSSVGRTKPQVGCTLVVCPVVAVIQWTEEIERHTASGSVRVLIYHGAKRVTQSFDFNSYDFVITTYSTIEADYRKHIMPPKTRCQYCNKLFYPNKMKVHLMYHCGPNAKRTEAQAKQQSKRKWDSSKEKVKEKRRVHKKGDEVNKDFQELADELGRQLRGQSPLHSVRWERVILDEAHFIKDRRCNTARAVFALESECKWALSGTPLQNRVGELYSLIRFLQIFPYSYYFCKDCSCEILDTSMKKQCDCGHSSVRHFCWWNKYISTPIQYGSTSFEGKRAMTLLKEKVLKGIVLRRTKKGRAADLALPPKIVTLRRDSFDKNEMEFYEALYTQSVTQFDAYVDAGTLMNNYAHIFDLLTRLRQAVDHPYLVAYSKTAGHPEGMKNEGNESMESQCGICHNLAEDVVVTSCDHAFCKTCLIDYSAALGNVSCPSCSIPLTVDLTAQNSVGKVTRSVKGRKCSGILSRLPSLVDFKTSTKIDALREEIRNMIEHDGSAKGIVFSQFTSFLDLIQFSLERSGIKCVQLNGAMNITEKGRAIDTFTHDADCRVFLMSLKAGGVALNLTVASHVFLMDPWWNPAVENQAQDRIHRIGQFKPIKSTRFVIKDTVEERILQLQQKKQLVFEGTVGDSPDAMSKLTEADLKFLFQI; the protein is encoded by the exons ATGACGCGCCGAG GATCCAGTAGCGGCCGCCGGCGCCGCCGCGACCAGGAGGATGAGGACGACCTCCCCTCTGACGACACCTCCGACACCGATTTCGTCGCCGACTCCGGGGACGCGGTGGagaacgacgacagcgacgaggagTTCGCGCCCGATAAGGAcaccccgcccgcgcccgcggtgCCCGAGGCGGCCCTGCCGCCGCCGGTGCCGATCCGGATTAAGAATCAGGCGCGGAACAGGAGGGAGAAGAGGAGGCGAGGTAAGAAGGCGAGGAGGGACGCGCCGCCCCTGCCATGGGAAGAGTGGCAGGTGGCAAACGACAGTTGGCTCGACGAGCGGAACGCAGCCGACGGGGGCGTCGAGGCCACGGAcgccacggtggcggccgtgccgACCGCGGACCCGGCCCCGGAGGTGGTGCTCCGATTGCTGCGTTTCCAGAAGGAGTGGCTCGCTTGGGCGCTCGCGCAGGAGGCGTCCGTCACGCGGGGCGGCATCCTCGCCGACGAGATGGGGATGGGGAAGACCATCCAGGCTATCTCGCTCGTCCTAACCGCGCGCCGCCTCCGGCCCCCGGACCATCACTCCGCCGCCTCCTCGTCCAACTCCTCGGTGGGCCGCACCAAGCCCCAGGTCGGGTGCACGCTGGTCGTCTGCCCTGTGGTGGCCGTCATCCAGTGGACTGAGGAGATCGAACGCCACACTGCTAGTGGCAGCGTGCGCGTGCTCATCTACCACGGTGCCAAGCGTGTCACTCAGAGTTTCGATTTCAACAGCTATGACTTTGTTATCACCACCTACTCTACCATTGAGGCGGACTACCGGAAGCACATCATGCCGCCCAAGACTCGGTGCCAATACTGCAATAAATTGTTCTACCCCAACAAGATGAAGGTGCACTTGATGTATCACTGTGGGCCTAATGCTAAACGCACAGAAGCTCAGGCTAAGCAGCAGAGCAAGAGGAAGTGGGACAGCAGCAAGGAAAAGGTGAAGGAGAAGAGGAGGGTTCATAAGAAGGGTGATGAGGTGAATAAGGATTTTCAAGAGTTGGCTGATGAACTGGGCAGACAGTTAAGGGGCCAATCTCCTCTGCATTCTGTGCGGTGGGAGCGTGTTATCCTGGATGAG GCTCACTTCATAAAAGATAGACGATGTAATACTGCACGGGCTGTTTTTGCATTGGAGTCAGAATGCAAGTGGGCTCTGAGTGGAACACCTTTGCAGAACCGTGTTGGAGAACTTTACTCTCTT AttcggtttttgcaaatcttCCCCTACTCATACTATTTCTGCAAGGACTGTAGCTGTGAGATACTAGATACCAG TATGAAGAAACAATGCGACTGTGGTCACTCATCTGTTAGGCACTTTTGCTGGTGGAATAAG TACATATCAACACCAATACAGTATGGGTCAACAAGTTTCGAAGGAAAAAGAGCCATGACTCTTCTGAAGGAAAAAGTTCTGAAAGGCATAGTGTTAAGGCGCACAAAGAAAGGCCGAGCAGCAGATCTTGCTCTTCCACCAAAGATT GTGACATTGAGGCGGGACTCTTTTGATAAAAACGAAATGGAATTCTATGAAGCTTTGTACACTCAGAGTGTCACACAATTTGATGC ATATGTAGATGCTGGAACACTGATGAATAACTACGCTCATATCTTCGATCTTCTCACAAGGTTGAGACAG GCTGTTGATCATCCCTATCTTGTAGCATATTCTAAAACAGCAGGACATCCTGAAGGAATGAAGAATGAAGGAAACGAGTCCATGGAGAGCCAATGTGGTATATGTCATAATTTGGCTGAAGATGTTGTG GTTACCTCTTGTGATCATGCATTCTGCAAGACTTGTTTGATAGACTACTCTGCAGCTTTGGGGAATGTTTCATGTCCATCCTGTTCAATACCTCTCACCGTGGACTTAACAGCACAAAATTCAGTTGGAAAAGTAACTCGAAGTGTCAAGGGTCGCAAATGTTCAGGAATATTGAGCAGACTACCAAGCCTTGTGGATTTTAAGACGAGTACAAAAATTGATGCCTTG AGGGAGGAGATAAGAAACATGATTGAGCACGATGGTTCTGCCAAAGGGATTGTCTTCAGCCAGTTCACATCATTCTTGGATTTGATTCAGTTTTCCTTGGAGAGG TCCGGCATTAAGTGTGTCCAGTTGAATGGAGCCATGAACATTACCGAAAAGGGAAGAGCCATAGACACCTTCACCCATGATGCAGACTGCAGGGTCTTCTTGATGAGCTTAAAAGCTGGAGGAGTCGCTCTGAATCTCACTGTAGCATCTCAT GTGTTCCTGATGGACCCTTGGTGGAATCCAGCGGTCGAGAACCAAGCGCAGGACCGTATCCACCGAATTGGGCAGTTCAAGCCAATCAA GAGCACTAGGTTTGTGATAAAGGACACGGTTGAAGAGCGCATACTGCAACTGCAACAGAAGAAGCAGCTGGTGTTTGAAGG CACCGTGGGGGACTCGCCGGATGCCATGTCGAAGCTTACAGAGGCGGACCTCAAGTTTCTGTTTCAGATCTAA
- the LOC103633219 gene encoding DNA repair protein RAD16 isoform X1: protein MTRRGRNPSSRSSSGRRRRRDQEDEDDLPSDDTSDTDFVADSGDAVENDDSDEEFAPDKDTPPAPAVPEAALPPPVPIRIKNQARNRREKRRRGKKARRDAPPLPWEEWQVANDSWLDERNAADGGVEATDATVAAVPTADPAPEVVLRLLRFQKEWLAWALAQEASVTRGGILADEMGMGKTIQAISLVLTARRLRPPDHHSAASSSNSSVGRTKPQVGCTLVVCPVVAVIQWTEEIERHTASGSVRVLIYHGAKRVTQSFDFNSYDFVITTYSTIEADYRKHIMPPKTRCQYCNKLFYPNKMKVHLMYHCGPNAKRTEAQAKQQSKRKWDSSKEKVKEKRRVHKKGDEVNKDFQELADELGRQLRGQSPLHSVRWERVILDEAHFIKDRRCNTARAVFALESECKWALSGTPLQNRVGELYSLIRFLQIFPYSYYFCKDCSCEILDTSMKKQCDCGHSSVRHFCWWNKYISTPIQYGSTSFEGKRAMTLLKEKVLKGIVLRRTKKGRAADLALPPKIVTLRRDSFDKNEMEFYEALYTQSVTQFDAYVDAGTLMNNYAHIFDLLTRLRQAVDHPYLVAYSKTAGHPEGMKNEGNESMESQCGICHNLAEDVVVTSCDHAFCKTCLIDYSAALGNVSCPSCSIPLTVDLTAQNSVGKVTRSVKGRKCSGILSRLPSLVDFKTSTKIDALREEIRNMIEHDGSAKGIVFSQFTSFLDLIQFSLERSGIKCVQLNGAMNITEKGRAIDTFTHDADCRVFLMSLKAGGVALNLTVASHVFLMDPWWNPAVENQAQDRIHRIGQFKPIKSTRFVIKDTVEERILQLQQKKQLVFEGTVGDSPDAMSKLTEADLKFLFQI, encoded by the exons ATGACGCGCCGAGGCAGGAACCCCTCCTCCA GATCCAGTAGCGGCCGCCGGCGCCGCCGCGACCAGGAGGATGAGGACGACCTCCCCTCTGACGACACCTCCGACACCGATTTCGTCGCCGACTCCGGGGACGCGGTGGagaacgacgacagcgacgaggagTTCGCGCCCGATAAGGAcaccccgcccgcgcccgcggtgCCCGAGGCGGCCCTGCCGCCGCCGGTGCCGATCCGGATTAAGAATCAGGCGCGGAACAGGAGGGAGAAGAGGAGGCGAGGTAAGAAGGCGAGGAGGGACGCGCCGCCCCTGCCATGGGAAGAGTGGCAGGTGGCAAACGACAGTTGGCTCGACGAGCGGAACGCAGCCGACGGGGGCGTCGAGGCCACGGAcgccacggtggcggccgtgccgACCGCGGACCCGGCCCCGGAGGTGGTGCTCCGATTGCTGCGTTTCCAGAAGGAGTGGCTCGCTTGGGCGCTCGCGCAGGAGGCGTCCGTCACGCGGGGCGGCATCCTCGCCGACGAGATGGGGATGGGGAAGACCATCCAGGCTATCTCGCTCGTCCTAACCGCGCGCCGCCTCCGGCCCCCGGACCATCACTCCGCCGCCTCCTCGTCCAACTCCTCGGTGGGCCGCACCAAGCCCCAGGTCGGGTGCACGCTGGTCGTCTGCCCTGTGGTGGCCGTCATCCAGTGGACTGAGGAGATCGAACGCCACACTGCTAGTGGCAGCGTGCGCGTGCTCATCTACCACGGTGCCAAGCGTGTCACTCAGAGTTTCGATTTCAACAGCTATGACTTTGTTATCACCACCTACTCTACCATTGAGGCGGACTACCGGAAGCACATCATGCCGCCCAAGACTCGGTGCCAATACTGCAATAAATTGTTCTACCCCAACAAGATGAAGGTGCACTTGATGTATCACTGTGGGCCTAATGCTAAACGCACAGAAGCTCAGGCTAAGCAGCAGAGCAAGAGGAAGTGGGACAGCAGCAAGGAAAAGGTGAAGGAGAAGAGGAGGGTTCATAAGAAGGGTGATGAGGTGAATAAGGATTTTCAAGAGTTGGCTGATGAACTGGGCAGACAGTTAAGGGGCCAATCTCCTCTGCATTCTGTGCGGTGGGAGCGTGTTATCCTGGATGAG GCTCACTTCATAAAAGATAGACGATGTAATACTGCACGGGCTGTTTTTGCATTGGAGTCAGAATGCAAGTGGGCTCTGAGTGGAACACCTTTGCAGAACCGTGTTGGAGAACTTTACTCTCTT AttcggtttttgcaaatcttCCCCTACTCATACTATTTCTGCAAGGACTGTAGCTGTGAGATACTAGATACCAG TATGAAGAAACAATGCGACTGTGGTCACTCATCTGTTAGGCACTTTTGCTGGTGGAATAAG TACATATCAACACCAATACAGTATGGGTCAACAAGTTTCGAAGGAAAAAGAGCCATGACTCTTCTGAAGGAAAAAGTTCTGAAAGGCATAGTGTTAAGGCGCACAAAGAAAGGCCGAGCAGCAGATCTTGCTCTTCCACCAAAGATT GTGACATTGAGGCGGGACTCTTTTGATAAAAACGAAATGGAATTCTATGAAGCTTTGTACACTCAGAGTGTCACACAATTTGATGC ATATGTAGATGCTGGAACACTGATGAATAACTACGCTCATATCTTCGATCTTCTCACAAGGTTGAGACAG GCTGTTGATCATCCCTATCTTGTAGCATATTCTAAAACAGCAGGACATCCTGAAGGAATGAAGAATGAAGGAAACGAGTCCATGGAGAGCCAATGTGGTATATGTCATAATTTGGCTGAAGATGTTGTG GTTACCTCTTGTGATCATGCATTCTGCAAGACTTGTTTGATAGACTACTCTGCAGCTTTGGGGAATGTTTCATGTCCATCCTGTTCAATACCTCTCACCGTGGACTTAACAGCACAAAATTCAGTTGGAAAAGTAACTCGAAGTGTCAAGGGTCGCAAATGTTCAGGAATATTGAGCAGACTACCAAGCCTTGTGGATTTTAAGACGAGTACAAAAATTGATGCCTTG AGGGAGGAGATAAGAAACATGATTGAGCACGATGGTTCTGCCAAAGGGATTGTCTTCAGCCAGTTCACATCATTCTTGGATTTGATTCAGTTTTCCTTGGAGAGG TCCGGCATTAAGTGTGTCCAGTTGAATGGAGCCATGAACATTACCGAAAAGGGAAGAGCCATAGACACCTTCACCCATGATGCAGACTGCAGGGTCTTCTTGATGAGCTTAAAAGCTGGAGGAGTCGCTCTGAATCTCACTGTAGCATCTCAT GTGTTCCTGATGGACCCTTGGTGGAATCCAGCGGTCGAGAACCAAGCGCAGGACCGTATCCACCGAATTGGGCAGTTCAAGCCAATCAA GAGCACTAGGTTTGTGATAAAGGACACGGTTGAAGAGCGCATACTGCAACTGCAACAGAAGAAGCAGCTGGTGTTTGAAGG CACCGTGGGGGACTCGCCGGATGCCATGTCGAAGCTTACAGAGGCGGACCTCAAGTTTCTGTTTCAGATCTAA